In one Deltaproteobacteria bacterium genomic region, the following are encoded:
- a CDS encoding inositol monophosphatase, which yields MNSALDVARRAAQKGGDCIRKSWGRVHDVQFKGAVDLVTETDLESQRIIVAEIRGAFPDHSILAEEEGLSEERGDDLWMIDPLDGTTNFAHRFPFVCVSIAHLKEDVIDIGVIYNPMLNEFFWAERGCGAYLNNRRIRVSEASDLRKSLIATGFPYDLESVRSEVIRRFENMLSSSQGIRRAGSAALDLAYVASGALDGFWEQLLKPWDIAAGILLVEEAGGRVSDFHGNPVDLLGGRTMASNGRIHAQMSEKLSLEREKEKDVAASYGR from the coding sequence ATGAACTCTGCTCTCGACGTAGCCCGTCGGGCCGCTCAAAAAGGCGGTGATTGCATACGGAAGAGCTGGGGTCGGGTTCATGACGTGCAATTCAAGGGCGCTGTGGATCTGGTCACGGAAACGGATCTGGAATCCCAGCGCATCATCGTGGCGGAGATCCGTGGCGCATTCCCCGATCATTCGATTCTCGCCGAAGAGGAAGGTCTCTCCGAGGAGAGGGGCGACGATCTTTGGATGATAGACCCGTTGGACGGGACCACCAATTTCGCCCACCGGTTTCCCTTTGTATGCGTGTCCATCGCGCATCTCAAAGAAGATGTAATTGATATAGGTGTGATATATAATCCCATGCTGAATGAGTTCTTTTGGGCCGAGAGGGGCTGCGGAGCCTATCTCAACAACAGGCGCATCCGCGTGAGTGAAGCATCCGATCTTCGCAAGTCCTTGATTGCCACCGGTTTTCCTTACGACCTGGAATCGGTCCGCTCCGAGGTCATCCGGCGTTTCGAGAACATGCTCTCGTCGAGTCAAGGCATACGGAGAGCCGGATCGGCGGCGCTTGATCTCGCCTACGTGGCGTCAGGTGCGCTCGATGGGTTCTGGGAACAGTTGTTGAAACCGTGGGATATTGCCGCCGGGATTCTTCTGGTGGAAGAGGCCGGCGGAAGGGTCAGCGATTTCCACGGCAATCCCGTGGACCTCTTGGGTGGACGGACGATGGCCAGCAATGGCCGCATTCATGCACAGATGTCGGAAAAGTTGTCATTAGAAAGAGAAAAGGAGAAAGATGTTGCCGCTTCTTACGGAAGATGA